In Triticum aestivum cultivar Chinese Spring chromosome 5B, IWGSC CS RefSeq v2.1, whole genome shotgun sequence, the following proteins share a genomic window:
- the LOC100415868 gene encoding hypersensitive-induced response protein-like protein 2: MGGVLGLVQVDQSTVAIKETFGKFNEVLEPGCHFLPWCIGQRIVGYLSLRVKQLDVRCETKTKDNVFVTVVASVQYRALVDKASDAFYKLSNTKQQIQSYVFDVIRATVPKLELDDAFVQKDDIAKAVEEELEKAMSMYGYEIVQTLIVDIEPDVHVKRAMNEINAASRMRSAANDKAEAEKILQIKRAEGEAESKYLAGVGIARQRQAIVDGLRDSVLAFSENVPGTTAKDIMDMVLVTQYFDTMKEIGASSKSSSVFIPHGPGAVKDVASQIRDGLLQANTL; the protein is encoded by the exons ATGGGTGGCGTTTTGGGTTTAGTGCAGGTTGATCAGTCAACTGTAGCTATCAAAGAAACTTTTGGGAAGTTTAATGAGGTCCTGGAGCCTGGTTGCcacttcttgccttggtgcatagGGCAACGGATTGTTGGTTACCTCTCACTGCGTGTGAAACAGCTAGACGTCCGATGTGAAACGAAGACGAAG GATAATGTCTTTGTGACTGTTGTTGCTTCTGTCCAATACCGTGCCCTTGTTGATAAGGCATCTGATGCCTTCTACAAACTGAGCAACACAAAGCAACAAATCCAGTCGTACGTCTTTGATG TTATTAGAGCCACTGTCCCAAAGCTGGAGCTGGACGATGCATTTGTGCAAAAAGATGACATTGCAAAAGCTGTTGAAGAGGAGCTTGAAAAG GCAATGTCTATGTATGGTTATGAGATTGTGCAAACTCTGATAGTCGACATTGAGCCTGATGTGCATGTCAAGAGGGCGATGAATGAGATCAATGCAG CTTCTAGGATGAGGTCGGCAGCCAATGACAAAGCAGAGGCCGAAAAGATTCTCCAGATTAAACGAGCAGAGGGAGAAGCCGAGTCAAAGTACTTGGCTGGTGTGGGCATTGCAAGGCAGCGTCAGGCTATCGTGGATGGTCTGAGAGACAGCGTCCTTGCCTTCTCGGAGAACGTCCCTGGCACTACTGCGAAAGACATCATGGACATGGTTCTGGTCACCCAGTATTTCGACACCATGAAAGAGATTGGGGCCTCATCCAAATCTTCTTCGGTGTTCATCCCCCATGGTCCTGGAGCCGTCAAGGATGTCGCATCGCAGATCAGAGATGGGCTCCTCCAGGCCAATACTCTCTAA
- the LOC123111777 gene encoding F-box/SPRY domain-containing protein 1, producing MAPPPPPNQGDLATPAALRAPADVISRVFSQLDCVDLLSCSLVCRQWCRDSAELREEWRMEYMDAWNLLGLNIKSDTRSPCPTCSIRNLRTWCP from the exons atggcgccgccgccaccaccgaacCAAGGTGACCTCGCCACGCCGGCCGCGCTGCGGGCGCCGGCGGACGTGATCTCCCGGGTCTTCTCGCAGCTGGACTGCGTCGACCTCCTCAGCTGCTCCCTCGTCTGCAG GCAATGGTGCCGCGACTCTGCGGAGCTACGGGAAGAGTGGAGGATGGAGTACATGGACGCCTGGAACCTGCTGGGTCTCAACATCAAGTCCGATACGCGATCGCCATGCCCAACTTGCTCCATCAGAAACCTGCGAACCTGGTGCCCTTAA